A single window of Halobacterium jilantaiense DNA harbors:
- a CDS encoding Lrp/AsnC family transcriptional regulator: MDLDETDRAILRALQADARKPFSEIAREIEMSSATVHDRVNQMEDAGVIRGYHADVDPKAVGFGTSAFVGLRVEQGREDETLDRLTGIDGVQEVNLTTGEWDIILRVVAENTDHLRELMFERIADMDGFARSQTMVVLGTEYESAELPL; the protein is encoded by the coding sequence ATGGACCTCGACGAGACGGACCGCGCCATCCTGCGCGCGCTCCAGGCCGACGCCCGGAAGCCGTTCAGTGAGATCGCTCGCGAGATAGAGATGTCCTCCGCGACCGTCCACGACCGCGTCAACCAGATGGAAGACGCCGGCGTCATCCGCGGCTACCACGCCGACGTCGACCCGAAAGCCGTCGGCTTCGGCACGTCCGCGTTCGTCGGCCTCCGTGTCGAACAGGGCCGAGAAGACGAAACCCTCGACCGCCTCACCGGCATCGACGGCGTCCAGGAAGTCAACCTCACCACCGGTGAATGGGACATCATCCTCCGCGTCGTCGCCGAGAACACCGACCACCTCCGCGAACTCATGTTCGAACGCATCGCCGACATGGACGGCTTCGCGCGCTCCCAGACGATGGTCGTCCTCGGCACCGAGTACGAGTCCGCCGAACTCCCGCTGTAG
- a CDS encoding inositol monophosphatase family protein, with the protein MNEDDDHVSVAERAARAGGEVALDAFRTGIDVETKSGKTDVVTQADRLAQRRVIEVIRETHVEDAVVGEEEDELKTVPDEGDAWVIDPIDGTNNFVRDTQIWATSVAAVDDGEPVAACNHLPALGDTYVAGDDGVTLNDDPVTVSEKTDPETFVVAPTIWWDFDHRDEYGRACAAIVERFGDMRRYGCAQAVLSMVASGQLEATITNVHPNPWDSVAGVHLVRQAGGRVTDIHGDRWTAGSEGLVASNGEAHDDVLAAAREIRPE; encoded by the coding sequence ATGAACGAAGACGACGACCACGTCTCTGTCGCCGAGCGTGCCGCCCGCGCCGGCGGTGAGGTCGCACTGGACGCCTTCCGCACCGGTATCGACGTGGAGACCAAGTCGGGGAAGACCGACGTGGTCACACAGGCCGACCGGCTCGCACAGCGCCGCGTCATCGAGGTCATCCGGGAGACGCACGTCGAGGACGCCGTCGTCGGCGAGGAGGAGGACGAACTCAAGACCGTCCCCGACGAGGGTGACGCCTGGGTCATCGACCCCATCGACGGCACGAACAACTTCGTCCGGGACACCCAGATATGGGCGACCTCGGTCGCGGCCGTCGACGACGGCGAACCCGTGGCTGCGTGCAATCACTTGCCCGCGCTCGGCGACACGTACGTCGCGGGCGACGACGGCGTCACGCTGAACGACGACCCCGTCACGGTCAGCGAGAAAACCGACCCGGAGACGTTCGTGGTCGCGCCCACCATCTGGTGGGACTTCGACCACCGCGACGAGTACGGCCGCGCCTGCGCCGCAATCGTCGAACGGTTCGGCGACATGCGGCGGTACGGCTGCGCGCAGGCCGTGCTGTCGATGGTCGCCAGCGGCCAGCTCGAAGCCACCATCACGAACGTTCACCCCAACCCCTGGGACAGCGTCGCGGGCGTCCACCTCGTCCGGCAGGCCGGCGGCAGAGTGACCGACATCCACGGCGACCGCTGGACGGCCGGCAGTGAGGGGCTCGTCGCCTCCAACGGCGAAGCCCACGACGACGTGCTCGCAGCGGCCCGCGAGATTCGCCCCGAGTAG
- a CDS encoding DUF5784 family protein codes for MAKPLRFRQSRERWDSDRVARDLHRELDDNLGATMGSPWFKSPSGYEAVRFDVDNGDTALFAWRDGEGGGWWLGNTETPSPLWRTDKQTFEQAPFDLSRWAQREFTAELHEQAPWLEPYPYVSWFFLPVFCSKDGRETTRAFFREHAAGFPDAAYEDALDFYESFLQTGVFDDHRHEMAGKLGTSEYLDVTRSSSAMSEFHAAWLLREAGYDVIPEIEVSTGHSLDFRADRPGEQGVLVEVTRPVPTNDRAASTPIAAIRDTAATKTDGQLSEHGGGAVLFVDCSSFPDDEWHRIRGEQPDVHHRPAVVFRLRPDGRVEGYTKGSVPLDLPQFE; via the coding sequence GTGGCGAAACCCCTCCGGTTCCGGCAGTCGCGCGAGCGCTGGGACAGCGACCGCGTCGCCCGCGACCTCCACCGGGAACTCGACGACAACCTCGGCGCGACGATGGGGTCGCCGTGGTTCAAGTCCCCGTCGGGCTACGAGGCGGTGCGGTTCGACGTGGACAACGGCGACACGGCGCTGTTCGCGTGGCGCGACGGGGAGGGCGGCGGCTGGTGGCTGGGGAACACGGAGACGCCGTCGCCGCTGTGGCGGACTGACAAACAGACGTTCGAGCAGGCTCCCTTCGACCTGAGTCGGTGGGCGCAACGGGAGTTCACGGCGGAGCTCCACGAGCAGGCACCGTGGCTGGAGCCGTACCCCTACGTGTCGTGGTTCTTCCTGCCGGTGTTCTGCTCGAAGGACGGCCGGGAGACCACTCGGGCGTTCTTCCGCGAGCACGCCGCGGGGTTCCCGGACGCGGCGTACGAGGACGCCCTCGACTTCTACGAGTCGTTCCTGCAGACGGGGGTCTTCGACGACCACCGACACGAGATGGCGGGCAAACTCGGGACCTCGGAGTATCTGGACGTGACGCGGTCGAGTTCTGCGATGAGCGAGTTCCACGCGGCGTGGCTGCTTCGGGAAGCCGGCTACGACGTGATACCCGAAATCGAGGTGTCGACGGGTCACAGCCTCGACTTCCGCGCCGACCGCCCGGGCGAGCAGGGCGTCCTCGTGGAGGTCACTCGACCCGTCCCGACCAACGACCGCGCGGCGAGTACGCCTATCGCGGCCATCCGGGACACGGCGGCGACGAAGACCGACGGCCAACTGAGCGAGCACGGCGGTGGCGCGGTGTTGTTCGTGGACTGCTCGTCGTTCCCGGACGACGAGTGGCACCGGATTCGCGGCGAGCAGCCGGACGTTCACCACCGGCCGGCAGTCGTGTTCCGGCTGCGGCCGGACGGCCGCGTGGAGGGCTACACGAAGGGGTCGGTGCCGCTGGACCTCCCGCAGTTCGAGTGA
- a CDS encoding ATP-dependent DNA helicase: protein MGDAADAADAGEPWREFFGFEAPYDQQADAIEAAVEAGDSDGFLAMEGPCGTGKTMAALTAGAHLVRNTDSYERVLVVTPVKQQLDQFVADLRTMNAGLDDPLDGVALVGKRDLCPYEREGKFPDDASVHDRCEDLRESTAGLVDAGGEGGEFDGQDARELTELRAADALDEPWWDPVQGRELARSARADASHNLSETPLRTDGADSPYVPHQPTAPEDVADGDPPLFCPFEADWYGRNKGSPVGFEAGRHNVVTSEDVLPSSVEHGTCPHRVQQVMLDHADVVVGNYNHLFDPQTRGLTEHLVDDSTFVVVDEAHRLEERVRDLLSDRVGRHTLARARNDCRTLLTQAKQSESNRQQVADQLASHDLSLDAVEVMIDFLGDVLDWLDDRVAQYLVAEGFDPDFPGSLPERDHEISLREPETERPDDLTQWAEQNGHTGDTWRSLAAVGSAVQAILEDEGDRSAVAGPVGITLQRWWERGHATYFREIELEHAPKDSGRAGAKWAEAYTPALVMFNCMPARALRETLSEVGGGVLMSATLEPLDVFREVSGLDRLEAGAGDGDPRPVVERRYDLRFPREKRASFLVDAAPFTAHNRGDPADAADNRTRDEYRYVLRTVARQPGNVLVCMPNYREAAWAADYLGEEGIVEKDVLVDESSSNEATDDLKAEFFRGDGKVLVTSTRGTLTEGVDYDGEKLAACLVVGVPLVNVGSPRVRAVRRAYADAFGEDHAFEYALTVPAVRRARQAIGRVIRGPEEVGVRVFADGRYVEGARHSVFPYLGPGEREEFTRMTPEFLGDQLDAFWADQS, encoded by the coding sequence ATGGGCGACGCCGCCGACGCCGCCGACGCCGGGGAGCCGTGGCGCGAGTTCTTCGGGTTCGAGGCCCCGTACGACCAGCAGGCCGACGCCATCGAGGCCGCCGTCGAAGCCGGTGACAGCGACGGCTTCCTCGCGATGGAGGGGCCCTGCGGGACGGGGAAGACGATGGCCGCGCTGACTGCTGGCGCGCACCTCGTGCGGAACACCGACAGCTACGAGCGCGTGCTCGTCGTGACGCCGGTCAAGCAGCAACTCGATCAGTTCGTCGCGGACCTCCGGACGATGAACGCCGGCCTCGACGACCCGCTGGACGGCGTGGCGCTCGTCGGAAAGCGCGACCTCTGTCCGTACGAGCGAGAGGGGAAGTTCCCGGACGACGCGAGCGTCCACGACCGCTGCGAGGACCTCCGCGAGTCGACCGCCGGCCTCGTGGACGCCGGCGGCGAGGGCGGCGAGTTCGACGGGCAGGACGCCCGCGAACTCACCGAACTCCGGGCGGCCGACGCGCTCGACGAGCCGTGGTGGGACCCCGTGCAGGGCCGCGAACTCGCGCGGTCGGCCCGCGCCGACGCGAGCCACAATCTCTCCGAGACTCCCCTGCGGACGGACGGCGCGGACTCGCCGTACGTCCCGCACCAGCCGACCGCGCCCGAGGACGTGGCCGACGGCGACCCGCCGCTGTTCTGTCCGTTCGAGGCCGACTGGTACGGCCGGAACAAGGGCTCGCCGGTCGGATTCGAGGCCGGCCGCCACAACGTCGTCACGAGCGAGGACGTGCTGCCGTCGAGCGTGGAGCACGGGACGTGTCCGCACCGCGTCCAGCAGGTCATGCTCGACCACGCGGACGTCGTCGTCGGGAACTACAACCACCTCTTCGACCCGCAGACCCGGGGGCTCACCGAGCACCTCGTCGACGACTCGACGTTCGTCGTCGTTGACGAGGCCCACCGTCTGGAGGAGCGCGTCCGGGACCTGCTCTCGGACAGAGTGGGGCGGCACACGCTGGCTCGCGCCCGGAACGACTGCCGCACGCTCCTGACGCAGGCCAAGCAGAGCGAGTCGAACCGCCAGCAGGTCGCCGACCAGCTCGCGAGCCACGACCTCTCGCTGGACGCCGTCGAAGTGATGATAGACTTCCTCGGCGACGTGCTGGACTGGCTGGACGACCGCGTGGCGCAGTACCTCGTCGCGGAAGGGTTCGACCCGGACTTCCCGGGGTCGCTGCCGGAGCGCGACCACGAGATTTCGCTCCGGGAGCCGGAGACTGAACGCCCGGACGACCTCACGCAGTGGGCCGAACAGAACGGCCACACGGGCGACACGTGGCGGTCGCTGGCCGCCGTCGGGAGCGCCGTGCAGGCGATTCTGGAGGACGAGGGCGACCGCTCCGCCGTGGCAGGCCCGGTCGGCATCACGCTCCAGCGGTGGTGGGAGCGCGGCCACGCGACGTACTTCCGCGAAATCGAACTGGAGCACGCGCCGAAGGACTCCGGGCGGGCGGGCGCGAAGTGGGCGGAAGCCTACACGCCGGCGCTCGTGATGTTCAACTGCATGCCGGCGCGCGCGCTCCGCGAGACGCTCTCCGAAGTGGGCGGCGGCGTGCTGATGAGCGCGACCCTCGAACCGCTCGACGTCTTCCGGGAAGTGTCGGGCCTCGACCGCCTGGAGGCGGGCGCGGGCGACGGTGACCCTCGCCCCGTGGTGGAGCGCCGCTACGACCTGCGGTTCCCGCGCGAGAAGCGTGCGAGCTTCCTCGTCGACGCCGCGCCGTTCACCGCCCACAACCGCGGCGACCCGGCCGACGCCGCCGACAACCGCACCCGCGACGAGTACCGCTACGTGCTGCGGACGGTCGCCCGCCAGCCCGGGAACGTCCTCGTCTGCATGCCGAACTACCGGGAGGCGGCGTGGGCCGCCGACTACCTCGGCGAGGAGGGCATCGTCGAGAAGGACGTGCTCGTCGACGAGTCGTCGTCAAACGAGGCCACCGACGACCTGAAAGCCGAGTTCTTCCGCGGCGACGGGAAGGTGCTCGTGACGAGCACGCGCGGGACACTGACAGAGGGCGTCGACTACGACGGCGAGAAACTGGCGGCCTGTCTGGTTGTCGGCGTCCCGCTCGTGAACGTCGGTTCGCCTCGCGTCCGGGCGGTCCGGCGGGCGTACGCCGACGCCTTCGGCGAGGACCACGCCTTCGAGTACGCGCTGACCGTGCCGGCGGTCCGGCGCGCGCGGCAGGCCATCGGACGCGTGATTCGAGGACCCGAAGAGGTCGGCGTGCGCGTGTTCGCCGACGGCCGGTACGTCGAGGGCGCTCGCCACTCCGTCTTCCCGTACCTCGGACCGGGCGAGCGCGAGGAGTTCACGCGGATGACGCCGGAGTTCCTCGGCGACCAACTGGACGCCTTCTGGGCAGACCAGTCCTGA
- a CDS encoding Gfo/Idh/MocA family protein, producing MRFGILSTANIADVAVAPAISASEHDLHAVASRDRERAAAFADRHDVPVVCDDYDALLDADIDAVYVPLPNALHAEWTCRAADAGLDVLCEKPLASDADEAVEIVQHCRNAGVTLMEAFMYHYHPRTERALDVADRHLGDIEHVHAAFNFPLPADRTDDVRLDPGLAGGALMDVGCYAVSAARQFLGEPVAADATVDDARDSGVDTSIAGTLEFADGATATVEASFETRNHQTYRVEGTDGWLEARDAFNPTSDDGTVLRWGTDGRTVEERFDPTDQYRLQVEHFAECVESGEQPRTDGEEAVANMRAIDALYEAARTDASVPL from the coding sequence GTGCGATTTGGCATTCTCTCGACGGCGAACATCGCGGACGTCGCGGTCGCTCCGGCCATCAGCGCTTCCGAACACGACCTCCACGCTGTCGCCTCCCGGGACCGCGAGCGCGCCGCGGCGTTCGCCGACCGCCACGACGTACCGGTCGTCTGCGACGACTACGACGCGCTGCTCGACGCCGACATCGACGCCGTCTACGTGCCGCTCCCGAACGCGCTGCACGCCGAGTGGACGTGCCGGGCGGCCGACGCCGGCCTCGACGTGCTCTGCGAGAAGCCACTCGCGAGCGACGCCGACGAGGCGGTCGAAATCGTCCAGCACTGCCGGAACGCCGGCGTCACGCTGATGGAGGCGTTCATGTACCACTACCATCCGCGGACCGAGCGCGCACTCGACGTCGCCGACCGACACCTCGGAGACATCGAGCACGTCCACGCGGCGTTCAACTTCCCACTCCCGGCGGACCGCACCGACGACGTGCGCCTCGACCCGGGCCTGGCGGGCGGCGCGCTGATGGACGTCGGCTGCTACGCCGTCAGCGCCGCGCGCCAGTTCCTCGGCGAGCCCGTCGCCGCCGACGCGACAGTGGACGACGCCCGCGACTCCGGCGTGGACACGAGCATCGCGGGCACTCTGGAGTTCGCGGACGGCGCGACGGCGACCGTCGAAGCGAGCTTCGAGACCCGGAACCACCAGACCTACCGCGTCGAGGGCACCGACGGCTGGCTGGAGGCCCGTGACGCGTTCAACCCCACCAGCGACGACGGCACCGTGCTGCGCTGGGGGACGGACGGACGGACCGTCGAGGAGCGCTTCGACCCCACCGACCAGTACCGACTGCAAGTCGAGCACTTCGCCGAGTGCGTCGAGTCGGGCGAACAGCCCCGGACAGACGGCGAGGAAGCCGTCGCGAACATGCGCGCCATCGACGCGCTCTACGAGGCCGCCAGAACCGACGCCTCCGTGCCGCTGTAG
- a CDS encoding HEWD family protein — protein sequence MTQIRTPSERECTRCGRRERWSDDDVQWRIDDLAGDSHCVHDWDVTGSFNTVVRDADHEA from the coding sequence ATGACACAAATTCGCACGCCGTCCGAGCGCGAGTGTACGCGCTGCGGGCGACGAGAACGATGGAGCGACGACGACGTACAGTGGCGAATCGACGACCTGGCGGGCGACAGCCACTGCGTCCACGACTGGGACGTGACCGGGTCGTTCAACACGGTCGTCCGGGACGCCGACCACGAGGCTTGA
- a CDS encoding acyltransferase produces MTAGREPESVPTRHDRLDRHQTPAGGNSLWFWTDAKHPLRVALNYVAIVLARISPSLTVKNWLLASIGVTVGDGVSWGLESTPDVFWPELVTVRDDAIVGYDATLLCHEFLQDEYRTGEVVVGERAMVGAGAVVLPGVEIGAGAQVAANSLVADDVPPGETVAGVPAEPVDRD; encoded by the coding sequence ATGACGGCGGGGCGCGAACCGGAGAGCGTGCCCACCCGCCACGACCGCCTCGACCGACACCAGACGCCCGCCGGCGGGAACTCGCTGTGGTTCTGGACCGACGCCAAACACCCGCTGCGGGTCGCGCTGAACTACGTCGCCATCGTCCTCGCCCGCATCTCACCGAGTCTGACAGTGAAAAACTGGCTGCTCGCGAGCATCGGCGTCACCGTCGGTGACGGAGTCTCCTGGGGACTGGAGTCGACGCCGGACGTCTTCTGGCCGGAGCTCGTGACCGTCCGCGACGACGCCATCGTCGGCTACGACGCGACGCTGCTCTGCCACGAATTCCTCCAGGACGAGTACCGCACGGGTGAAGTCGTGGTCGGCGAGCGCGCGATGGTCGGCGCGGGCGCAGTCGTTCTCCCCGGTGTCGAAATCGGTGCTGGCGCGCAGGTCGCCGCGAACTCGCTGGTGGCCGACGACGTGCCGCCCGGCGAGACGGTCGCCGGCGTCCCCGCGGAGCCAGTCGACCGCGACTAG
- a CDS encoding mechanosensitive ion channel domain-containing protein: protein MLAPIDGLTGPQFRSVLAVGVFFAGIVFGYLVGRVNKRLLYAMDVDDAVEGTTVERLARRAGSTTVDLIAKFTSWMVYVVAALVALDVARFSIRNPLWYPFLSYLPSVVLAAGVMMAGVLVGDKAELYVSERLRSVKLPTLSLVPLAVKYTILLVAGLVALSQLGVAVNALLVVLFVYVGAVVLFTLVATRQLLTSAAAGVYLLLRQPYGIGDRVAIGDHEGIVQEVDVFVTHVEAEEREYVVPNHLVFKRGVVLVRE from the coding sequence ATGCTGGCACCGATAGACGGGCTGACGGGCCCCCAGTTCCGGTCCGTGCTCGCGGTGGGCGTGTTCTTCGCGGGCATCGTGTTCGGCTACCTCGTCGGGCGCGTGAACAAGCGCCTGCTGTACGCGATGGACGTCGACGACGCCGTCGAGGGGACGACAGTCGAGCGCCTCGCGCGGCGTGCGGGGTCGACGACCGTGGACTTGATTGCAAAGTTCACGTCTTGGATGGTGTACGTCGTCGCGGCGCTGGTCGCGCTGGACGTCGCGCGGTTCTCCATCCGGAACCCGCTGTGGTACCCGTTCCTGAGCTACCTGCCGTCGGTCGTGCTCGCGGCTGGCGTGATGATGGCGGGCGTGCTCGTCGGCGACAAGGCCGAGTTGTACGTGAGCGAGCGCCTGCGGTCCGTGAAGCTCCCGACCCTTTCACTGGTGCCGCTCGCAGTGAAGTACACCATCCTCCTCGTGGCGGGGCTCGTGGCGCTCTCGCAGCTCGGCGTCGCGGTGAACGCGCTGCTGGTCGTGTTGTTCGTCTACGTGGGCGCGGTCGTGCTGTTCACGCTGGTGGCGACCCGCCAGCTGCTCACGTCGGCGGCCGCGGGCGTCTACCTCCTGTTGCGGCAGCCGTACGGCATCGGAGACCGGGTCGCAATCGGCGACCACGAGGGCATCGTTCAGGAAGTCGACGTGTTCGTGACTCACGTGGAGGCCGAGGAGCGCGAGTACGTCGTCCCGAACCACCTCGTGTTCAAGCGAGGCGTCGTCCTGGTGCGAGAATAA
- the dacZ gene encoding diadenylate cyclase DacZ, whose protein sequence is MSRPPDLVGDIVDGIDALVLFSPSGAYYERATDLDDTDVVVVATENAVGADEFVELPLEFDDIRERIRFGVEGALSEGVVTDGDELGCAAPLFGDDIDTVTRTRADESKQSGVYDLFANSRSDPSVIRDVFEVVIELGQKGQKGKPVGALFVVGDAGKVMNKSRPLSYNPFEKSHVHVGDPIVNVMLKEFSRLDGAFVISDAGKIVSAYRYLEPGAEGTDIPKGLGTRHMAAGAITRDTNAVAIVLSESDGLVRAFKEGELVLELDPEEY, encoded by the coding sequence ATGAGTCGGCCACCGGACCTCGTCGGGGACATCGTAGACGGTATCGACGCGCTGGTGTTGTTCTCGCCGAGTGGTGCCTACTACGAGCGGGCGACCGACCTCGACGACACGGACGTCGTCGTGGTGGCCACGGAGAACGCCGTCGGCGCGGACGAGTTCGTGGAACTCCCGCTGGAGTTCGACGACATCCGGGAGCGCATCCGGTTCGGCGTGGAGGGCGCGCTGTCCGAGGGCGTCGTGACGGACGGCGACGAACTCGGCTGTGCGGCACCGCTGTTCGGCGACGACATCGACACGGTGACGCGGACGCGCGCCGACGAGTCCAAGCAGTCGGGCGTCTACGACCTGTTCGCGAACTCGCGGAGCGACCCGAGCGTCATCCGGGACGTCTTCGAGGTTGTCATCGAACTCGGGCAGAAGGGCCAGAAGGGCAAGCCAGTCGGTGCGCTGTTCGTCGTCGGGGACGCCGGGAAGGTGATGAACAAGAGCCGGCCGCTGTCCTACAACCCCTTCGAGAAGAGCCACGTCCACGTCGGCGACCCCATCGTGAACGTGATGCTGAAGGAGTTCTCGCGGCTGGACGGCGCGTTCGTCATCTCGGACGCAGGGAAAATCGTCTCCGCGTACCGGTACCTGGAGCCGGGCGCGGAGGGGACCGACATCCCGAAGGGACTGGGCACCCGCCACATGGCGGCCGGCGCTATCACGCGAGACACGAACGCGGTCGCCATCGTGCTCTCGGAGTCCGACGGCCTGGTGCGGGCGTTCAAGGAGGGAGAACTCGTGCTGGAGCTCGACCCAGAGGAGTACTGA
- a CDS encoding transcription initiation factor IIB family protein — MYRAGDEFDQREWLEELDAVADELGLDAEARSTAKDLFLSTAESPEERSKPPALAASVYAGALIAGDQRSQTAVADAAGVSRLVVQERWKQILERAGFDAPTW; from the coding sequence ATGTACCGAGCGGGCGACGAGTTCGACCAGCGGGAGTGGCTGGAGGAGCTCGACGCAGTCGCCGACGAACTCGGACTGGACGCGGAAGCGCGGTCGACCGCGAAAGACCTCTTCCTGTCGACGGCCGAGAGCCCCGAGGAGCGGTCGAAACCGCCGGCGCTCGCGGCGAGTGTGTACGCCGGCGCGCTCATCGCGGGCGACCAGCGCAGCCAGACCGCCGTCGCCGACGCTGCGGGCGTCTCGCGGCTCGTGGTCCAAGAGCGCTGGAAGCAGATTCTCGAACGAGCGGGCTTCGACGCGCCGACCTGGTAG
- a CDS encoding phosphopantetheine adenylyltransferase → MNVALGGTFDPVHDGHRKLFERAFELGDVTVGLTSDDLAAETRHVDRHVRPFDARRADLDDELAALADEYGRSYDIRKLESPTGIATEPQFDVLVVSPETEDGGQKINDLRAEGGADPLDIEVVDHVEAEDGDIISSTRIVKGEIDEHGTPTPDRDGRDAK, encoded by the coding sequence ATGAACGTCGCTCTCGGTGGCACGTTCGACCCAGTTCACGACGGCCACCGGAAGCTCTTCGAGCGCGCGTTCGAACTCGGCGACGTGACTGTCGGACTTACCAGCGACGACCTCGCAGCGGAGACCCGACACGTCGACCGTCACGTCCGCCCGTTCGACGCCCGACGCGCCGACCTCGACGACGAACTCGCTGCCCTCGCCGACGAGTACGGCCGCAGCTACGACATCCGCAAACTGGAGTCCCCGACCGGCATCGCCACCGAACCCCAGTTCGACGTACTCGTCGTGTCCCCCGAGACGGAGGACGGCGGTCAGAAGATCAACGACCTCCGCGCCGAAGGCGGTGCGGACCCCCTCGACATCGAGGTCGTCGACCACGTCGAAGCCGAGGACGGCGACATCATCTCCTCGACGCGCATCGTCAAGGGCGAAATCGACGAACACGGCACTCCCACGCCCGACCGCGACGGCCGGGACGCGAAGTAG
- a CDS encoding winged helix-turn-helix domain-containing protein, which yields MSEDTPDDDGTSPRDRLEDGKDRAVSGFDQGVVDILAWLLDTETRARIFVYLRQHPWSTSDEVADGTGLYPSTVREALAELSEDDVVERRKRQAEGAGNNPYEYTAIPPSDLVSGAVGRVQSELNTVFNLDARLDRDSAGDDDSDAPVRIEVEGGRTVEAEAGDHEAKVDTDVNVEATAGDGEEAVDVEADVDAEVDDAEAEVESEAGVERDDDDGDDDA from the coding sequence ATGTCCGAGGACACACCTGACGACGACGGAACCTCCCCCCGGGACCGCCTCGAGGACGGGAAAGACCGCGCTGTCTCCGGGTTCGACCAGGGCGTCGTCGACATCCTCGCCTGGCTGCTCGACACCGAGACCCGCGCCCGAATCTTCGTCTACCTCCGCCAGCACCCCTGGAGCACGAGCGACGAAGTCGCGGACGGTACCGGGCTGTACCCGTCGACCGTCCGGGAGGCGCTCGCGGAGCTCTCGGAGGACGACGTGGTCGAGCGCCGCAAACGCCAGGCCGAGGGGGCCGGGAACAACCCCTACGAGTACACCGCGATTCCCCCGAGTGACCTCGTCTCCGGCGCGGTCGGCCGCGTTCAGAGCGAACTCAACACGGTGTTCAATCTCGACGCGCGCCTCGACCGCGACAGCGCCGGCGACGACGACAGCGACGCTCCCGTCCGCATCGAGGTCGAGGGCGGCCGCACCGTCGAAGCCGAAGCCGGCGACCACGAGGCGAAAGTAGACACCGACGTGAACGTCGAAGCGACGGCCGGCGACGGCGAGGAAGCCGTCGACGTGGAGGCGGACGTCGACGCGGAAGTCGACGACGCGGAGGCCGAAGTCGAGAGCGAAGCCGGCGTGGAGCGCGACGACGACGACGGCGACGACGACGCCTGA